TATTAATTATGGTGGGTGTTGCGATTGATACTATGCAACAAATAAATTCTTATTTGTTAAATAGACATTATGATGGTTTGATGAAGACAGGTAAAAATAGAAAAGCAGTAGCTTAATATATACTATGGCAAAACAAGCAGCAATAGAGCAAGACGGAACAATTATTGAAGCATTATCTAATGCGATGTTCCGAGTGGAATTAGAAAACGGTCACATTGTGACAGCACACATCTCTGGTAAAATGCGTATGCATTACATTAAGTTATTACCAGGTGATAAAGTGAAATTAGAAATGAGTCCTTATGATTTAACTAAGGCTCGAATAACTTATAGATACTAATACGAATACGATGAAAGTAAGAGCATCAGTTAAAAAGAGAAGTGCAGATTGCAAAATCGTGCGCAGAAAAGGCAGACTTTACGTGATAAACAAAAAGAATCCTAGATTTAAACAAAGACAAGGGTAATTATGGCAAGAATTGCAGGTGTAGACATACCGAAAAACAAAAGAGGAGTAATTTCCTTAACTTATATCTACGGAGTAGGTAGAAGTAGATCAAAAGAGATTTTAGCTGAAGCTAAAGTTGATGAAAGTATTAAAGTTCAAGATTGGAATGATGACCAAATAGCAGCCATTCGTGATGCTGTTGGTACATTTACAATTGAAGGTGAATTACGTTCTGAAACTCAATTAAACATTAAGCGATTAATGGATATTGGATGTTACAGAGGTATTCGTCATAGATCTGGTCTTCCATTAAGAGGGCAACGTACTAAGAACAACTCTAGAACCAGAAAAGGTAGAAGAAAAACTGTTGCTAACAAGAAGAAGGCAACTAAATAATAATTAGTCTTTAGTATTTAGACGTTGGAAGGAATCTGTTTGAAATTATAATAGTTTAGGATTCTAGCGACTATCACTAAAACTAAAAGCTAAAAGAATATGGCAAAAACAAGCACAAAAAAACGTAAAGTTATTGTTGATGCAGTTGGAGAAGCACACGTTACAGCTTCTTTCAATAACATCATTATTTCACTTACCAACAAAAAAGGAGACGTAATTTCATGGTCTTCTGCTGGTAAAATGGGATTTAGAGGGTCTAAAAAAAACACACCATATGCAGCTCAATTAGCTGCTGAAGATGCTGCAGGAGTAGCAACTGAAGCTGGCTTAAAGAAAGTAAAGGTTTATGTTAAAGGACCAGGGAATGGTAGAGAATCTGCTATTCGTTCTATTCATAATGCAGGTATTGAAGTAACAGAAATTATTGATGTTACACCATTACCACATAATGGATGTCGTCCTCCAAAAAGAAGAAGAGTTTAATCACGTTTTAAATAGCGTGCTTTAAATGAAGCAAGTATAGAAAAATTAATATCACCTCGTATGTAGGTGGTATTAATTTTTTGTGTAAATTTGCAAACTGAAATTATTAACAAGTATCAATACGGGAGATCAACGATTATCGAAGGATAAGATTAAGACCTTAATTCATAATCACTCTTAAAATCAATTTATTATGGCAAGATATACTGGTCCTAAAACTAAAATAGCTCGTAAATTTGGCGAGGCAATTTTTGGAGAAGATAAATCTTTTGAAAAAAGAAATTATCCTCCAGGACAACACGGAAACGCTAGACGTCGTGGAAAAAAATCTGAATACGCAATCCAGTTAATGGAAAAACAAAAAGCTAAATATACTTACGGTATTTTAGAGCGTCAATTTAGAGGTTTATTTAAGAAAGCAAGAGCTGCTCAAGGTATTACGGGTGAAGTTTTATTACAACTTTGCGAGTCTAGATTAGACAACGTGGTATTTAGAATGGGGATTGCTCCAACAAGAAGTGGTGCTAGACAATTAGTATCTCACAGACACATTACAGTTAATGGTGAATTGGTAAACATACCTTCTTACTCATTAAAAGCTGGAGATGTTGTTGCTGTTAGAGAAAAATCTAAATCACTTGAAGCGATCGATAGATCTCTTTCAAACTCAAGTCAAGTATTCGAATGGATTACTTGGAATACTGCTACTATGCAAGGTACTTACGTTTCTGTTCCTGCTAGAATTCAGATTCCAGAAAACATCAATGAGCAATTCATCGTCGAATTATACTCTAAATAATAATTAATTATATTGGTATTTGGCCAAAGGATTTATTAGTCTTCTTCATACTTTTAAATCGCGCAACTAAGTAACAATTAAAACGAAGAACAATATGGCAGTATTTAATTTTCAGAAACCTGACAAAGTAATCATGATTGATTCTACTGATTTCGAAGGTAAATTCGAATTCAGACCATTAGAACCAGGTTACGGTCTAACAGTAGGCAATGCACTAAGAAGAGTTTTATTATCTTCTTTAGAAGGTTTTGCTATCACATCTGTTAGAATAGAAGGTGTAGATCATGAGTTTTCAGCAATTGCTGGAGTAGTGGAAGATGTAACAGAAATCATCTTAAACTTAAAACAAGCTCGTTTTAAAAGACAAATTGAAGATATT
The window above is part of the Algibacter sp. L3A6 genome. Proteins encoded here:
- the rpsK gene encoding 30S ribosomal protein S11, with the translated sequence MAKTSTKKRKVIVDAVGEAHVTASFNNIIISLTNKKGDVISWSSAGKMGFRGSKKNTPYAAQLAAEDAAGVATEAGLKKVKVYVKGPGNGRESAIRSIHNAGIEVTEIIDVTPLPHNGCRPPKRRRV
- the ykgO gene encoding type B 50S ribosomal protein L36 — its product is MKVRASVKKRSADCKIVRRKGRLYVINKKNPRFKQRQG
- the infA gene encoding translation initiation factor IF-1, translated to MAKQAAIEQDGTIIEALSNAMFRVELENGHIVTAHISGKMRMHYIKLLPGDKVKLEMSPYDLTKARITYRY
- the rpsD gene encoding 30S ribosomal protein S4: MARYTGPKTKIARKFGEAIFGEDKSFEKRNYPPGQHGNARRRGKKSEYAIQLMEKQKAKYTYGILERQFRGLFKKARAAQGITGEVLLQLCESRLDNVVFRMGIAPTRSGARQLVSHRHITVNGELVNIPSYSLKAGDVVAVREKSKSLEAIDRSLSNSSQVFEWITWNTATMQGTYVSVPARIQIPENINEQFIVELYSK
- the rpsM gene encoding 30S ribosomal protein S13; this translates as MARIAGVDIPKNKRGVISLTYIYGVGRSRSKEILAEAKVDESIKVQDWNDDQIAAIRDAVGTFTIEGELRSETQLNIKRLMDIGCYRGIRHRSGLPLRGQRTKNNSRTRKGRRKTVANKKKATK